The following nucleotide sequence is from Paracrocinitomix mangrovi.
AAATGCGCCAAGTGGAATTGAGGAAAACGAAGTGTCTAATAAAATGATTTTTTATCAAGGAAATCTAAGTGTACTTAATCCTACGGGTCAATATGAAGTTAGTATTTATGATGTAATGGGAAAACTAGTTCATCAGGAGAAAAATTTGCAGGAATTTGACACCTCTGAATTGATGAAAGGAATTTATTTTATTAGCTTGATAAATAAAGTAGGCGAACGAAAAACAATTAAGATTATTGCAGGATAGATTCACATTTAACAATTTGTTTTTATCAACATTCGTTGATTTGTTCATTTGAGTACCTATATTTAGGATGTCTCAAAAAACAATGAAATGAAAAACTTATACGCTCTAGTGGGATCTCTATTGATCTCCGCAACTCTTTTTGCCCAGACTACTGAATATACTACCGGGCAAACTTATGGTGATGGATGGACAGGATGGTCCACTCCTGTAACTTCTAATGTGACAAGTTCTAGTGTAAATGGTATTTACCTTTATACATTTAATGGAAACACAAGTGACAGTTATACAATTGAAATGTATCGTCAATTTGATATCAATTCAAATGACATTGATATTTACTTGAATGCTACATGTGAGAATGCTACGGTATCTATAGAACATAGTACTGATGGAGTTTCTTACACTCAAATTGGTAGTGGAACATGGGGATCTGGGTTTTCTATGTCTTCAGTAATCGTTCCTACTTTTGATCCACAAGTATCCAATTTTTATTTAAAATTGAAAATAGCTGGAACTTTCGGTTCACCCGGACAAGCTGTTTTTAACAACCTTAAAATTGATGCTGTTGTAAATACAGGTGCCAGCATAGGTGCATCATTTGAATTAAACAACAGAATGGTTTTTAGCCAGGATATTTTAAAGGTAATTGATCCAATTGGCGAGTATCAAGTTGAAGTGTTCAATATCAATGGACAAAGAGTTCACTTTGAGAGCAATTTAACCGAGATGAGCACTGCGGATTTTGTTCAGGGAATTTATTTTGCCGCTTTAACAACAAAGGAAGGCAGAAGAAAGACAATCAAAATTGTAAAACAATAAGGCTAAAGAGGAAGTACATCTCCTTTTTTAGCAATGTGATATCCTGAAGATATTACTTTCTTGTATTCAGCACTTTCTTCATTTAACAGAGGGTTGCTGTGATTAATATGAATGAAATATATTTTGTCTTTTTCATTGTCAGAAAGTTGATCAAACAAAGACATGCTTTCTACAACAAATGGATGAGGTATTTCATTCATATTTCTATTGTCAAGTTCATTTTCGTCGTAGAAGGTACCATCAATCAACAGATAATCAACTTTGGCCACCCACTCTACAATATTGTCTTCCCATCTGTCCCATTTGTCAATATCCGGAATAAATAAAGCAGATTTGTTTGGACCGGTGATTTGAAATCCAACAGTTTCAGAATACTCATCTCTGTGTGGAACTTGTATTGGAGTTATAGAGATATTTTCGTTAGCAGCAAATGCTTGTCTGTTGTTGAGTTCAATTAATTTGATATTTTGATAGTTCACCAATTGATCCCAGGGACCATTACTGCTCAGATAATTCACCATTTTTGGCATAGCCATCACTTTGACACCTTGCGCATTGCAGCCCTCTTTTCCTAGCTGCATTAATCCAGTGTAATGTCCAATATGAGCATGTGTTACAAATATTCCGTCAGGAATGTCGTCCTCTCCAAAACCTGCATGTTTATGTAAATCAGATATCTGCTCATTCATGTTAGGACTAGCTTCAATTAGGAATCTCTGTTTTTTATCAGTGTCAACTATCCCTAAACTAACCACCAACCTGCTATTGTCTTTATTGGCTTTTAAAGTAGCGCAGCATTTTTTTTGACAATTAATATGTGGAGAACCGGCATCTTGACAAGTGCCCAGAATAACAATACTGCTAGTTTTAACAGGATTTATTGAGGTTATAGGCTGAGGATTACCTTCAACATTATTTTCAAATGAGTCGGTACTTTCACAGGCAAATAAAAAAAGCCAGGAAAAATACAGGAGTAGCTTTGGTTTAATGTTTTGCACCCTTCAATATACCAAAAAGGTGTAAAATAAAAGGAAAAACAGCATCCATACTCTCTTTCGCTCCATTTGTTGATCCCGGTAAACACATGAGTAGAGAATTGTCTTTGACTCCCACTAAGCTTCTTGACAACATAGCAAAAGGCATTCTTTCTTGACCATATGAACGAATAGCTTCCTCCACACCCGGAATTCGTTTGTCAATCAAATCTTCCAGTGAATCAGGTGTAACATCTCTTACTGATAAGCCAGTTCCTCCAGTATAAATGATGAGGTTAGTTTTTTCATGAACAAATGACTCAAATTTGCTTCTAATATCATCTCTCTCATCTGGAATGATATTGTATGCAATTACATCAATATTATATGACTTCAGTTTTTCTACAATTGCCTTTCCTGCCTTATCCTCTTTTTGTCCTGCAGAAATTGTATCTGAACAAACAATTACAGCTGCTTTTAAATGACTGCTATCAATAAATTTGTCCTTAAAATCAGATTTTCCACCTTTCTTACTAAGCAATTTAATTGAACCAATTTCAACGCCTTTGTCAATAGGTTTAAGCATATCGTACATGTTTAAAGCCACTACGCTTGCACCATGCATTGCTTCAACTTCCACACCTGTTTTATATATTGTTTTTACCGTTACATTGATTGTAATCGATAAGCCTTCAATTTCGTACGTAATTCCTGTAAATTCAATTGGAATTGGATGACAATCGGGAAGTAGGTCCGGTGTTTTTTTTACGCCAAGTAAACCTGCGGCTTTAGACATTTCAAAAACATCTCCCTTAGGAACCTTGTTTTGCTTTATTGCGTCAATTGTATCTTGAGAACTCACCTTTAAAATCGCCTGTGCTACAGCAATTCTTAAAGTATTTGTTTTAGCTGTGATATCTACCATCTTAAGCTAAAATTAGTCATTTCTACAGACTAACTTACAATGATGAGTCATCAATATTGTTTAGCTTATTTTCTAGTTGTATGATGTATTCATCCTTTTCATTTACCCTTTCAAGCAAATTCAAGATAACATCAATTCCTGCAAGGTTTACATCCAGTTCTCTATGTAAACGAACAATCTTTTCTAATCGATCAATATGATCGTCATGGATGTATTCTATTTGTTGAATAATGTCTATTTGAATTAAATCATGATCATTCAAAGCACTGAAAAAGCTAGATTCTAATTCGTAAACAGTACACAAATGTGCTACGGCTATGTATCCTTCCTTTTTCATTTTCTAAGTGCTTTTAATTGTTCAAACAATTCCTTCTCTTTATCGCTTAATTTGGTAGGGAGTTCAATATTATAGGTAATGAATAGGTCTCCAAATTTGCCTTCTTTTTTATAAACAGGAAAACCTTTACCTGCCAGCTTCACTTTAGTGCCATTTGTAGTTTCAGGTTTTATTTTGAGTTTAACTTTTCCATTAAAAGTGCTCACCGTAATTTCTCCTCCTAATAAAGCGGTATACAAATCAAGATTGACCTGAGAATATAAATTTGATTTGTCTCGTTTAAAAGAGGTATTGTTTACAATATTGAACTTGATATAAAGGTCTCCCGAAGGACCGTTGTTCATTCCCGCACCACCTTTGCCTTTGATTTTAATTACTTGACCATTAGTTACTCCTGCAGGAATTGTAAGGCGAATATTTTTGTTGTTTACAGTTAAGGTACGTTTATGTGATTCAAACACATCTGTTAAGTTTAACTGTAATTCAGCATGGTAATCCTGACCTTTAAATTTGACTGAACTTCTGCTTTTTCCTCCACCAAATCCTCCCCCAAACATAGAGCTGAAAAAATCAGAAAAATCCTCTCCTGAATATTGTTCATATCCGGCTTGTTGTTGACCTCCTGAAGATCTTCCGGCCTTCTCAAATTCATCCGCATGTTTCCAGTTTTCGCCGTATTTATCATATTTCTCACGGTTTTCTGGATTGCTCAGAACTTCGTTGGCCTCATTTATTTCTTTGAATTTTTTTTCTGCTTCTTTGTCATTAGGATTGACATCTGGATGATACTTCCTTGCCAATTTTCTGTAGGCCTTTTTTATTTCATCCGGAGTAGCATTTTTTGAAACACCCAGTGTTTTGTAGTAATCAATGTACGCCATTAAGCACTTTGTTCTTTGATTTTAAAATGGATTAACTTTCATATACATATCTGCTATGAAAACTCTTCACAATTTTGTCTTTAGCATTTTTAATTTTTGAAGAAACGTCCTCTACTACAGATTTGGTAATAGATGCAATATCTACATCTTTTAAGCGGTTGATAATTGAAAGTTGGTAAGCAACTCTTTCTTCAAAAGGTAGATTACTAACAACCAATTTGATGTGTTTATTGATTTCTTCTTCAGTTAATTTATCACTTATTTTTTGAATAAGTGCATCCTGATCATTATCTACAAAAACATCTTTCAATTGATATTCATAATCAGGATAAGAAGGATCATTCAATTCTTCTGCCATTATATAATCACCGTCTGCATCCATGTAATAATTTTCTTCCATGCTCTTCCACTCGTCTGAAGTATATTGCTCAATATTCTGAAAGAAGAAATCATCAAATTCTTCATCTACAATCGTATCTTCTAAAATTTGATCTGTTTTTTGGTACAACCAGTTCCCAAATTGTTGGGCAGAAGTAAAATCTGTGATTTTATCATAAGCAGCCAAATAAAGCTCATTTACAAAATCGTCAACTTTATATTTTCTAGCTGGAAGCTTTCCTTTTTTAATGCTTACTCTTAAACGTCTAGCTATGTATTTTCTCAGTTCTGGAGTTGAGTCTGCAATTAGTTTGTTAAACACGGTTTGGTTATCCGAGTTTCTACTGTTTAAAAGCTCATCCCACAAATCGGATAAATTCAAATAGATTAGAGTGTTCGTCATGGTGTACTAATTTTATTCAAAAGTACAGCCATAAAAATGCTTGATGAATGACTTTCATCAATTTTTAAAATGACATTTCCAATGTCACTTCACTATTAACTTATTGATTTACTTTCCATTGGTATGAATCATCCTCAAATAATTCTTTACCAAATATTGGTGCTTTTTCCTTTATTTCTTCTACTATCCATCTACAGGCGTCCATTGCAGGTTTGCGGTGAGCGGATGAAGTAAAAACAAAAAGACAAATTTCGCCTGATTTTACAACTCCTTTACTGTGATAGATATGCATACAGGTAAGGTCAAATTTTTCAAATGCAGCTTCTCTAATCTCGTGAATAGTTTTCAAAGCCATTTCGTCATATGCTGTATATTCAATAGCTTGAACCTCTTTTCCGTCAATTTCATCAGCACGTACTTGACCTAAGAAAATGTCATGGGCACCTATCTGCGTTTTAACTTGATGATGCGCAATAGAAGTTGCTATTTTTTCAGCACTTATTGCTCCTTCTACGAATATGTTTTTGTATTGTGATTCTGACATAATTATAAATTTTATCCTCCGGCAAAGGGCGGTAATAAAGCAACTTCGGTATTTTCAGATAATTCAACCTTATCTACAATCAGTAATTGATTTACTGCAATTTTATAAACTGAATTAATCAATTGAGGATACATAGTTTCCAATAGTTTGGTGAGATCCTCAGTTGTGTTTCCCTCTACCAGATCAATTATCTCTTTTGATTTTCCTGTGATATCAGAAATTTGCGCGAAGTAAACCAGTTTTAATTTCATTTGTTAAAGATACGGATTAGAAAATCACTTATTCAATTATCAAAACATCCACTTCATCTCCTTCCTTTAAACTTGTAGTTGTATCGGGGATAAATGTAAGTGCATTTGAATGTGAAAATGATTTGAGCATAGCAGAACTTTGACCATCCAATATT
It contains:
- a CDS encoding MoaD/ThiS family protein — its product is MKLKLVYFAQISDITGKSKEIIDLVEGNTTEDLTKLLETMYPQLINSVYKIAVNQLLIVDKVELSENTEVALLPPFAGG
- a CDS encoding molybdenum cofactor biosynthesis protein MoaE yields the protein MSESQYKNIFVEGAISAEKIATSIAHHQVKTQIGAHDIFLGQVRADEIDGKEVQAIEYTAYDEMALKTIHEIREAAFEKFDLTCMHIYHSKGVVKSGEICLFVFTSSAHRKPAMDACRWIVEEIKEKAPIFGKELFEDDSYQWKVNQ
- a CDS encoding DnaJ C-terminal domain-containing protein, encoding MAYIDYYKTLGVSKNATPDEIKKAYRKLARKYHPDVNPNDKEAEKKFKEINEANEVLSNPENREKYDKYGENWKHADEFEKAGRSSGGQQQAGYEQYSGEDFSDFFSSMFGGGFGGGKSRSSVKFKGQDYHAELQLNLTDVFESHKRTLTVNNKNIRLTIPAGVTNGQVIKIKGKGGAGMNNGPSGDLYIKFNIVNNTSFKRDKSNLYSQVNLDLYTALLGGEITVSTFNGKVKLKIKPETTNGTKVKLAGKGFPVYKKEGKFGDLFITYNIELPTKLSDKEKELFEQLKALRK
- a CDS encoding MBL fold metallo-hydrolase — encoded protein: MQNIKPKLLLYFSWLFLFACESTDSFENNVEGNPQPITSINPVKTSSIVILGTCQDAGSPHINCQKKCCATLKANKDNSRLVVSLGIVDTDKKQRFLIEASPNMNEQISDLHKHAGFGEDDIPDGIFVTHAHIGHYTGLMQLGKEGCNAQGVKVMAMPKMVNYLSSNGPWDQLVNYQNIKLIELNNRQAFAANENISITPIQVPHRDEYSETVGFQITGPNKSALFIPDIDKWDRWEDNIVEWVAKVDYLLIDGTFYDENELDNRNMNEIPHPFVVESMSLFDQLSDNEKDKIYFIHINHSNPLLNEESAEYKKVISSGYHIAKKGDVLPL
- a CDS encoding T9SS type A sorting domain-containing protein; protein product: MKNLYALVGSLLISATLFAQTTEYTTGQTYGDGWTGWSTPVTSNVTSSSVNGIYLYTFNGNTSDSYTIEMYRQFDINSNDIDIYLNATCENATVSIEHSTDGVSYTQIGSGTWGSGFSMSSVIVPTFDPQVSNFYLKLKIAGTFGSPGQAVFNNLKIDAVVNTGASIGASFELNNRMVFSQDILKVIDPIGEYQVEVFNINGQRVHFESNLTEMSTADFVQGIYFAALTTKEGRRKTIKIVKQ
- a CDS encoding chaperone modulator CbpM gives rise to the protein MKKEGYIAVAHLCTVYELESSFFSALNDHDLIQIDIIQQIEYIHDDHIDRLEKIVRLHRELDVNLAGIDVILNLLERVNEKDEYIIQLENKLNNIDDSSL
- the moaCB gene encoding bifunctional molybdenum cofactor biosynthesis protein MoaC/MoaB — encoded protein: MVDITAKTNTLRIAVAQAILKVSSQDTIDAIKQNKVPKGDVFEMSKAAGLLGVKKTPDLLPDCHPIPIEFTGITYEIEGLSITINVTVKTIYKTGVEVEAMHGASVVALNMYDMLKPIDKGVEIGSIKLLSKKGGKSDFKDKFIDSSHLKAAVIVCSDTISAGQKEDKAGKAIVEKLKSYNIDVIAYNIIPDERDDIRSKFESFVHEKTNLIIYTGGTGLSVRDVTPDSLEDLIDKRIPGVEEAIRSYGQERMPFAMLSRSLVGVKDNSLLMCLPGSTNGAKESMDAVFPFILHLFGILKGAKH